The region GTTCAGCTGGTACAGAGGTCAGTCACATGCAGATTGTCCAGCAGAAATACACAACATGTAGAAAGACTGTAGTGAAGCTTTAATTGacacatatttaaatatgtgcGGTCCAGGTATCGCAGTGGAATTCGTGGTTATATGAAGTCTGTGGTTCTTGATCTGCTGAAGCGATATCTGCAAGTAGAGATGCAGTTTCAGCAAGGtgacattcattcatttgactAGAAATGGAGActtgagaatttaaaaaaagtttttttttgctcaactAACAAAGTTTTACTCTTGTTTTCCCAAACAGCACATTATGACAAGTGTGTAATCAACCTGAGAGAGCAGCACAAACCTGACATGAGCCCTGTGCTTGAGTACATCTTCTCTCATGCTCAGGTTTTCAAGAAGAACTTCCTCGTCACAATGCTCATAGTAAGACGTTTACTCATCTTAAAAAGTAGCATGCATAAATGAAACAATCCTCCGACATTAATGTTTTAGTGAAAGCCTCTTTGTGTGCTGTCTAGGACCAACTGTGTGGACGGGATCCCACACTGGCTGATGAACTGATGGCCATCCTGAATGAGCTCACGCAGCTCAGCAAGATGGAGAACTCAAAGGTGGCATTAAGAGCCAGACAGGTAACATCCAAGACCTCCTGTATCTCAGGAAGAAAATATTCTCTGTTCCATAGTAACCTGGATATAATATATATCAATTCGTCCTAGGTCTTGATTGCTTCCCATTTACCATCATATGAGCTGAGGCACAACCAGGTGGAGTCCATCTTCCTGTCAGCCATCGACATGTACGGCCACCAGTTTTGTCCAGAAAACTTGAAGGTCAGCAATGTTTGCAGAAAGTCCTTAtaatcatttgttgttgttgttttttagagtttaaatatattttttttaattcttttttttcttttgcacagAAACTTATCCTCTCTGAAACCTCCATTTTTGACGTTTTACCCAATTTCTTCTATCACTCAAATCAAGTGGTTTGCATGGCTGCTTTGGAGGTACGTCAGTTCATTTACTCTATAGAGTTTCTACATGATGCATTCATGTGTCTTAATGActtttgatttcctgttttaccTTACCTTTCAGGTGTATGTGCGCAGAGCTTACATCGCCTATGAGCTCAATAGCATCCAGCATCACCAGCTGCAGGATGGGACGTGTGCTGTGGACTTCCAGTTCATGCTGCCATCATCACATCCCAACAGGTtgcacatactttttttttttatgtcactctATTCAGACTTTTTACTGGTGTTGATCACAGAGTGGGCTACAACTGATAAAGAAAGATCTCATCAAACCAGATTGAAGAAGTTTATGCAGAGAAATGCCTCACTGATCATTCTTATTGAGCCCTCACTAGATTATTAAATATTACATTGATAAATAAGTTACACTCCATGAGTCATAgcatgcatgtgtatgtgttacTTTATGCAACGGAGTGAAATAACTGATATTCCTCCAAAGGGATAACAATAAAGTgactctttctcttcttctgtacCCAGCGGTAGAAGaggtgagctgctgctggtcaTGGCTAACTTTGAACTGAGAATGTATTAAGCTTAAggacatttatttgatttgtgcACATCCTCTTGCTTTATCTAATCATTGCGAAGTAGAGGTGCATTCTGATCATCCACTGCTGATATTCATCTGTCAATCATCTTATTTCAGAGGGAGCAGCCCTACTCTCAACAGGTAGAGTAAAGCTCCTCCCAACCAGCCCAACCACCATATCGTGTGTATGCCTCTCCGCGAAGCATGTCCAATGCACTGtgatgcttttcttcttctgtcctgtgAACCAGAAACTTTTGCTTAAGGACTCCTCTAACAAGTCACTTtaattcaccttttttttttatccaagttTCTCCACGTGTTTTATATTCCTGCTTCTTTCTTCTTGAAAAAGTGAATCTGAGCTTTTTGAGAGGaacctctttttttaattccaccGTCCTCTTAAAAACTTCAAGCCTGCGATTCTGTTGAATGAGGAATGAGGAGCCTGTACCCTCAACTCTCAGTGAGATCTTGTAAAGTAGTGTTAAATAGATAGAAAACATCCTGACTTGCTGTAATTGCTGTCTGTAggaatatttttacatgtagCTGTTCAGTTTGAGTGGTCTTCTCTTGTTGTTATTGTCTCCATCTGTCTCATTTCAGGGTCCCGGTGCCAATGAGTGGATCATGCCAGTTTCAGTTGCGGAGGCAGAGCAGCGAGCTCTACCTGGAGGGAGCTTTCTCGCCACCCTGCCAGCGTATGGGCGCCATGGTGGCTTTTCAGTGTTTTGACGACTTTAAAAGGTTCGCTTCggctaaatgttttctttccctctctcatcAATTCATCCACGGAAAAGGataatgattttcttttcctccttcagGAATGTTGATGAAGTTCTCTCCAGCTTTGCAGAACCACTTTTGGAGACCGCTCCGTTCTCAGAGTCCTGTTCAAGTCTCTATGAGGAGGAGAACTTCAAGGTGAGAACTACGGGTGTGTAAGAGTCCCAGGATTTGTCAATACAAAAAGGATGTTTCCATCAACAGTTTCCCTGCCATCCCCTTCAGAATATAAGGGAGAACCCCATCCACATCATTAATGTGTCCATAAAAACAGCAGACACTGAAGATGACGATGCCTTGGTCACAGCCTTCACTGCCTTCGCCCAATCAAAGGTCAGCTAGACACTTAACACATGGCTTCTTATGATTAgatatgttcttttttatgaTCATCATTTATtgtaacatggtgtgtgtgtgtttacagaaagCTGTCCTGTTTGAGTATGGAATCAGGAGAATCACATTTTTGATTGCACAGAAGGTAATTCAGAAGGTTCACAATTTTCACGAGGCTAGCTGTCAATCAGTTCTACatttaaagtacttaaaaaGTCATGAATGGCTCTTCAAGTTTGACTCTTATTTATAGCAGATCAAAGCTGGTGTATATGCTTATGATTAAGATggaactgttttttaaattggcaCCATCGTCAATATTAAAACGTAGTAATAAAGTAAATGTGTGGCTAATAAAaagtatagaaataaaaaaaacaacaaatgttcacagtatttatatatttgtgtttgtcttaaatGATCGATGTAACCTCCATTACGTTCCATCACGTACATGAACCATATTCTCTGAACTCCTATCAAATGGTTCTTTCATCTTAAGCTGTGAGTAACAGAGCACAGTGTGTCAGTACGTACAGCTTAGACTGAATCAGGATTTAGTATGTGCATCAAGGTATTGTAGCTGCTTTAACTATTTTTAGTAATGCTATCAATGTTACTGCTAtgacaataaacacatttcctctGAACATCATCCTGCATGGTTCctgattattattttgatttatacAGAGAGAATTTCCCAAGTTCTTCACGTTTAGAGCAAGAGATGgggtacgtttttttttctcttagcAGAATTAACTTTATAGATCATTTGAGTTTACATTTGCTAAAGATCCCAGCTGCTGTCAGAGGAGGATGACAACCCCTCCATTCTGTATTATTCCACAGTTCCAAGAGGATCGTATCTACCGTAATCTGGAGCCAGCTTTAGCGTTTCAGCTGGAGCTGAACCGCATGAGGAACTTTGGCCTGACGGCTGTCCCCTGTGCCAACCACAAGATGCACCTCTATCTTGGTGCTGCTCGTGTGCAGGAAGGGGCTGAAGTCACAGACTACCGCTTCTTCATACGAGCGATTATCCGCCACTCAGATCTCATCACTAAGGTAGGAAGAGCATTATGAACAGATTCTTATGTTAttgatttgctttttttccccgtgAATACAGTCTTGTTATGTTGATGATTAAATCTCTTATTATACAAAACCAGGAAGCCTCCTTTGAATACCTTCAAAATGAGGGCGAGCGTCTTCTGTTGGAGGCCATGGATGAGTTGGAGGTGGCCTTCAGTAACACGAGTGTCCGCACCGACTGCAACCACATCTTCCTCAACTTTGTTCCCACTGTTATCATGAACCCCTCTAAAGTCAGTGTTTGCACCTTACTTCTTAAGCCTATATTAACATTTGGCTTCTACCTTTAtcatctttgtgtctttgttgtcattttacTCTTAGATTGAGGAGTCGGTTCGCTCCATGGTGATGCGATACGGCAGCCGTCTCTGGAAGCTTCGAGTCCTGCAGGCTGAGCTGAAGATAAACATCCGTCTGACGCCAACCGGGAATGCCATTCCCATCCGCCTGTTTCTCACCAATGAGTCTGGATATTACTTGGACATCAGCCTGTACAAGGAGGTCACTGACCTGAGCTcaggacaggtgaggacaacATACTATgaactttttttgtgatttgggAACAGTAGTTGTATTTTGCAGAGGATTTATTCTGTGTACTCTTTTTCAGGTTTCAGCTTCACATTTAAAGGAGTCTCTGTTTCAATGCTTCTCATTTTTTTCAGATCATGTTCCAGTCGTATGGGGACAAGCCGGGCCCTCTTCACGGCATGCTGATCAACACTCCGTATGTGACCAAAGACCTGCTGCAGGCCAAGCGCTTCCAGGCTCAAACTCTAGGGACCACCTATGTCTATGActttcctgaaatgttcagacAGGTACTGCtgactcactgaaaacatttttttctctcttaagGTATCTTACTCAactttgaaaatcttttaataGGCACTGTTCAAGCATTGGGGTCCAGGGGACAAATATCCAAAAGATGTGCTGATGTGCACTGAGCTGGTTCTGGACCCTCAAGGTGGACTCGTGCAGATGAACCGCCTGCCTGGAGACAATGATGTAGGACCCTATTCCCAATATCTATGGTCATGCTTTCCAGTgttgatattattttaaaacctcTTGAGCCCTTCCTCACCAGGTTGGAATGGTTGCCTtcaggatgaagatgaagaccCCTGGGTACCCAGAGGGCAGAGATATCATCGTCATCTGTAATGATATCACTCACATGATTGGCTCATTTGGCCCTCAAGAGGACGAGTTGTTCCTAAAGGCGTCTGAACTGGCTCGGGCCGAGGGAATACCACGCATTTACATTGCAGCCAACAGCGGAGCACGCATTGGACTCGCTGAAGAGATCAAACACATGTTCCAGGTGGCCTGGAATGACCCCAAAGACCCCTACAAGGTGACCCCTGCATTGTGCTTCTGCTGATATTTGTATTGTAACTTTTGGATGACATATGCTTAATGAGTAATGCAATTATATGTGTGGTTTTAACATCTTATCATACATGGATTCCTTCTCTGTGTAGGGTTTCAAGTACCTTTACCTGACACCGCAGGACTACACATGCATCAGCTCCACCAACGCTGTTCACTGTCACCATGTAGAGGAAGGTGGAGAATCCAGGTACAATAaatcctcttttctttgtttaaactaTGCAgctaattaaaacatttaactcacTTGGCTTGTGTCTATGGTTTAACAGATTTGTTCTTATTCTAACTTCCTCACGTGTGCAGGTACATCATTACTGACATCATCGGGAAAGACGAAGGTCTTGGGGTAGAGAACCTGCGAGGTTCTGGTACTATAGCTGGAGAATCATCTCAGGCCTATGATGAGATAATAACAATTAGTATGGTGAgaaaaatttgaatttgaattcttTGAGTCAGAGGACCAGAGTCAATCTGGGACATTTTTCTccaactcacttttttttttttgctgtaggTCACATGTCGAGCGATTGGAATTGGAGCCTATCTGGTGCGTTTGGGACAAAGAGTGATTCAGGTTGAAAACTCTCACATCATCCTGACTGGATCAGGCGCTCTTAATAAGGTTTGTTGCTTTAATCGAAGCCACTTATATTATAATTTTAtgtaaaattatatataaatgtacagtatattatataataaaacatacagtatgtcacaGCTGATCGATCAGCATTTGATTGTGTATAAAGccgtttttttaataaaaaactgGCTTTACTATTATTGATTTCTTTATCCTCATCATGTATTCTGTTAATGCTTTCGGCAATAAGATAGTTTGGAGTCAAGTTTTGGAACAAAagataaacaataaagaaatgaaatgaagcaaAAATCAGATGGAAATGTAAGAATGATAAGGCCATCCTAAAAACAGACTCCTCTGCTGGTCACATTCCTCTTTGTTGTGTGccttaaacaacaaacaatccTCCCTGATGAttgctgtctgtctttctgtccaGGTTTTAGGCAGGGAGGTCTATACTTCCAACAACCAGCTGGGAGGGATCCAGATCATGCACAATAATGGAGTGACACACAGCACTGTGCCCGATGACTTTGAGGGTGTCTTCACTATCCTCCAGTGGCTCTCCTATATGCCTAAGGTTTGGCTGAATATGTGAAAGTTCACATTTTAGTTCTATAAAGTTACAGAACACCTTGTCAGaactctgtgtttcttcttctcttcccctACAGAACAAACACTCCCCTGTGCCGGTTCTAGCAACTACAGACCCGGTAGACAGGGAGATAGAGTATACTCCTACAAAAGCACCGTATGACCCTCGCTGGATGCTGGCTGGGAGACCTCACCCCAGTGAGTGTCAGGACTTTAACTCTGAAAGTGTTGTAGTTCAATATTCAGCCTTGTTAATTTccctttttgtctgtgtttgtgtcatcagCTGTGAGAGGAGCCTGGCAGAGTGGCTTTTTTGACCACGGCTCCTTTATGGAGATCATGGGATCATGGGCTCAGACTGTGGTAGTGGGCAGAGCACGGTAAATATGTTTGCACTCTACATACACACCCAAAATATAAACTTATACCAACCTTACATGGAAATGATTAAATCTCTGACTGAAAACAGGTTAGGAGGAATTCCCCTCGGTGTCATCGCTGTCGAAACGCGTACAGTCGAGTTAACAGTCCCAGCAGATCCTGCAAACCTGGATTCAGAATCTAAGGTGAATGAACCCTGCCACATGGTCatgattcaaaattaaaaaaattcacaagttctcatgtatttgtgtgtttatttcaggtaTTACAACAGGCTGGCCAGGTGTGGTTTCCCGACTCAGCGTTTAAAACAGCTCAGGCAATCTGTGACTTCAACCATGAACATCTCCCTCTCATGGTGTTTGCCAACTGGAGGGGCTTTTCTGGTGGAatgaaaggtaaaaatgagCACTAGAGTGCATTTCTTTAAATGGTTTCTGGTCTTCAGTTAAAGAGGGTTTTTATCCATTTTCCTTTCAGATATGTATGACCAGATATTGAAGTTTGGGGCCTACATTGTGGACGCGCTGCGTGGTTTCCGTCAGCCGGTGCTGGTGTACATTCCTCCTCATGCTGAACTGAGAGGAGGATCATGGGTAGTGATCGATCCTACCATCAACCCACTGTGTATGGAGCTTTATGCAGACAGGGAGAGCAGGTACAGGCACCTTGTAAAATTCCAACCTAAGCAACAGGTGTGTGAGGTGTAGTTATTCTGTTTCCTCACTGTTGCCGCTGTGTTTTGTACATCCAGAGGAGGTGTGCTGGAGGCTGAGGGCACAGTGGAGATCAAATTCCGGAGGAAGGACCTGCTTAAGACCATGAGAAGACTAGATTCAGTCTATTCTAGTCTGGCTGAGCAGCTCGGTAAAGGCTCTTTATTTTCTGACTCGAATAAACGCCTGcgtttatttttccttttgataTGTTGCTGATTTTCTGAACTTTTATTCATGTCTTCTGTCTTCACAAGCTTCCCCTCAGCTGACtgacaaacagagcaaagagTTGGAGTCAAAACTCAAAGCGAGGGAGGAGTTCCTGTTGCCCATCTACCACCAGGTGGCAGTGCAGTTTGTAGACCTCCACGACACCCCAGGCAGGATGCAGGAGAAGGGTGTCATTTCAGTAAGTGAGATTGATATCACAAGGAAAATGTGTGGAACATGGCATGTAGAAAACACACCTGTGTTTAGAGTGAGTTAAACTCGTCTTAACTTATTCTATTGTGCCCTGTAATACTCTGCAGGATATTTTGGATTGGAAGAACGTGCGAACCTTTTTCTACTGGCGTCTGCGTCGCCTCCTGTTGGAGCAGGTGGTGAAGTGTGAGATTCTGCAGGCCAACAAGGACCTCAGTGACGGACACATGCAGTCCATGCTGCGACGCTGGTTTGTTGAAACAGAGGGGACAGTCAAGGTGAGCAACAAAATCTGAGACTACTGTGTGAGTGCCTGCACTAAGTATAATGCAAACATTGACTTTTAAACCTTATTCAAAAGTAGAATAGCTATGTAACATTAACTTGAAGAGTCATGTGTTAGTTTTTGTGACAGATAAATCCTGTGCtttctttaattaatttattttgagCACATACATTTTAGAACCAGCAGTAATTTATATGTGCTTCTGTCTGCCCTTACAGGCCTACCTCTGGGATAACAGCAAAGCTGTAGTTGAGTGGCTTGAGAAGCATTTGTCTGAGGAGGACGGAACACGATCAGCCATCAGAGAGAACATCAAATacctgaaaagagaaaacacctTAAAACACATCCGCAGGTATGCAGACATAACAACACgattgttttgtcattttaataacCACTATCTTATTAATGCCTCAAATCAAGGTGTCACAACATAATTGTAATAAAATGTAACgttaaaaaagtaatttgatGTGGATAGTTTCATGTTGGTGTTATGCTACCACAAGAGACTTTTAAATATACAAGAGGACTAGCAGCTGAAATAGTATTTTCTTCACATGCAGAACACATAGCTCAGATTACGTCCTCATTTCACCAACTGAAGTAACGCTTTTAAGCATATTAAGTAGTTATGTTTTAGTTCTGATTTTCCTCTTGTGTTGTAGCCTGGTGCAGGCCAACCCTGATGTAGCAATGGACTGcatcatccacatgagccagaTCATCAATCCCTCCCAGAGGGCTAAGCTCTCACACCTGCTTGCAACAATGGACAGCGCCAGCACCAGTTAAGCTGAGGGCCTCTATCAGgttatatcattattataaCAAAAGATGGATTATAGATGATTGTACTATGAAGAGATTGAAATATAAAgctaaaataaatgatatatgTTTTTTGGATTATAGTTGGGGCAATTCTTTGCAATAATGCACATGTACAAAATGACTGAAACACTACAGTTCTATGTCTGTTGAACACATTACTGTTAGGTGGCATCTCTGCAGGGATGGCATAACCCGTCCAgtcctgactgacaggcagagAATTTGTCTTTCACATTTGTGAGGTAAACAGTTATTTCAGCTGCTCATTCAGGTTCACAAACTGTGACTGTGACACATTTAAATGGCACACTTGTAAATAATCCTGTATCAGTATTAGACATGCCATTATAGGCTCTATCCAGCCTACTGAGTCCTGAGGTATACAAGTGTCTTGAAGTGAGACACTTCATATTTAGGTGTGGGTTTTCGTGCTCAGTTATTAGTATTGAATGGAGAATTTGGTTTCATATTTGAATGTagcttcaaataaaaataacaaaaacagtaaTTCTGGAGACaggtaaaactttttttaaattcttttgtctaaaaatatcaaatgtttCCCACAAGTATTGATGTGCTgcaatgaaaatttaaaaaagcagatgtAGCTTTTGCTCATACCCAgtataaattgtgttttgtcATTTCACTGTTGACATTGAACTAACTTGTCACTTTCAGtgagtttatttttacatgttgcagtttttgtttgctcagaCAATGTTACGAATGATAGGAGAGATTGTGATGCCGTGTCAAACTCTTCTTTTTCGTTTTAGTTCAATATCATTGAAATAATGTAGTCATTCTTAACTCTCAGGTTTTTCAAAAAGATAATGTCATGAAAGTGGACCTCTAAGGGATGGCTTAATCTGCCTCACCTGTGATCAAAGTATCAGCCAATgaaatttcatttgaatgtatACAACTCTTTCCTGTGTCTTGTATTCTTACAGTACTAAGGACTGTTTGTTAATAAATGTCATTGAGATATTTTTGGCAAAAGAAACTTTTTATTTACCCATTTCATTTATTGTGATTAATGAGCATGATATACATCTGACTTGGAGACACGTTAATCACTGTGTAAAAAGAATAATGTGTAAAATCTGGATCACTCAACATGTTGGCGTTCATCAGAGTTTTGGGCTGAAGTGGGTCAATCCAGGCAAAAGAAAGCTTTTCTGTGGCAATAGCAAtttgaaacattcaaatatataCAGCAAAAGATTGATAGAGTCATCACCTTCCCCAGCTGccttttataaatataaataaaacaacacagcaacaaTGTCTAGCACAATACAACAGACAAGAAACGAGAGGTTACAGAATGAAGGGGCTTTAAAATGCAATGTGTGGACTGTAGAAAAAAACTGGTGGACGCTAACTCACACGTACATCTCCACATAGAGTCTTTGTGCTCATACAGGCTTTGAGTCTTTGCTTGGCAAAGCTAGATATTAAAAGTCTTTCATActttttcatacatttctttatttatcagcTGTTTCCGTTTTTAATGAGCAGTTTagtgtgatgttgttttttagtAGCACAAAGGATTTAGATTTTGCGCTCAGACTTCTTCAGTCGGCATCCACAGATATCCAAAGGTGGCTGAATAAACTCAAACGTTTATAACAGAGCAATGGGCTTGCTGTTGTTTGGTGCGCCCATGTACTGAGAGGACAGGGGGTCCTGGGAGGTGTAGGAGGTGTAGAGGCCCGTCACTTGCACGTCTGACAGCTGCAGGTTCGCTCCagtggagacaggagggaggtTTACTGTTCCCAAGTCACAGTCTGATAGTCGGAGGGGTGAGTTACTGAAGGTTCCCAAAGCATCAAGGTTAAAGCTGTCGTCCTTCATTTCTTCCCACAGATTACCTggcagagagacggagaggttAGTGTACttaaaacactttcattttctagcaaacaaataaaaacacttaatttaaaaaaaaaagatttacctTGAAGGGCAAAGTCCATGATGCTAGGGTCCAGAGCatccacctctgtgtgtgtgtcattgtgcaCGCTGTAGAAATCCTCTGGCGGTTTGCTGGACTGCTGGGTCAGGGGACTGTGGGTAAGGTCAGGGActgtgtggagggggggagtCTGGGCCGGGGCAGGGGACATAGGGCCGAGGCGAGCCTGAGCTTGGAGCTGGGCCTGGAGCTGGTGGTGCTGGTGTAGGGGCAAACAGGGCAGAGACAGGGTGACTATAGGCTGAGGCTGCATCTGGGGCAGCGTTAGACCGGTAGGACAGCTGGTCAGCCGAGTCATGCCCGCCTCCAACACCTTACGTCTGCAGTTCTCTGGGCGGTCTGTGATCAGTTTGTCCAACTCATCTGAAGGGAAAAAAGACAGATTATTAGACAACGAGAATTACTTCTGGAATTTGGGGGGGCAGTAACCCTTgtacatttaaaagacaaaaatgtctGACCAGGGTTAGCCATGCTGCGCCGGATGGCTGGGAGGTCCTTGCGTTTCCACTTCTGCATCTCTTCCTCCATCTTGTCAATCTTGGCAGGGTTCAGCGCCCACAGACAGCCCTTACGGGAGGAGCTGCTCGTCTTGTTCTCCACTTTCTCAAAGCATTTGTTTAAGGACAGATTATGCCTGACCGAGTTCTTCCATCCATCAGGTGCAGTCTACAGGAATAAGAGTATTTTTGTATTCAGTCATAGTCTTTATCGTCACTCTATCTTTAGTTTTCTGCAATAATAACAGAGATTCATACCTTGAAATAGGGAAAGTGCTCCTTCATAAAGCTATAGATCTCACTGACAGGAAGGCTGCCAGTTTTGCTGTTCTTTAAAGCCATGGCaatcaaacagctgcagagaaacaccaGAAACAAATTGTTATTTGAAGGTAGTTTAAAGTTTATAATATGAAATACTTTGCTGAATAGGTGAGGTCTGACCTGTAGGAGTAGATAGGCTTGGGGAAAGACTTGGGCTGCAGCTCCTGGTCCTGTGGAGCCAGGCGAGGTTGTGTGAATAGACTTTGGTTGTTGAAAGAGACGTTGCTATAAAGTCCACC is a window of Labrus mixtus chromosome 5, fLabMix1.1, whole genome shotgun sequence DNA encoding:
- the foxn4 gene encoding forkhead box protein N4, encoding MIEGGITSRMSGIIENAGHHPSPQDYRLLTTDPSQLREEDLPGDLQSLSWLTSVDVPRLQQMADSRGHSNGPSQGSLLEQQTAQLNNMTMTAGQGSMLHLQSNMQHSPLGISIINTHSGSMSPFSMNGMPSPGYQCPTSVYQPTPQQVYSLTQTGQQCSTGGLYSNVSFNNQSLFTQPRLAPQDQELQPKSFPKPIYSYSCLIAMALKNSKTGSLPVSEIYSFMKEHFPYFKTAPDGWKNSVRHNLSLNKCFEKVENKTSSSSRKGCLWALNPAKIDKMEEEMQKWKRKDLPAIRRSMANPDELDKLITDRPENCRRKVLEAGMTRLTSCPTGLTLPQMQPQPIVTLSLPCLPLHQHHQLQAQLQAQARLGPMSPAPAQTPPLHTVPDLTHSPLTQQSSKPPEDFYSVHNDTHTEVDALDPSIMDFALQGNLWEEMKDDSFNLDALGTFSNSPLRLSDCDLGTVNLPPVSTGANLQLSDVQVTGLYTSYTSQDPLSSQYMGAPNNSKPIALL